One genomic region from Streptomyces sp. NBC_00582 encodes:
- a CDS encoding LutC/YkgG family protein has protein sequence MSSRERILGRVRRALAGVPGDDTPIARDYLHTHGERGVEETVELLAENLADYRALVHRCSEEELPSLIGRLLAERGAKSVVVPPGLDAGWLSAAGADRVEDSAGSTAYELDRVDSVVTACAVAIAETGTIVLDGGADQGRRRITLVPDHHVCVVRVPGQVVSSVPQALERLDPARPLTWISGPSATSDIELDRVEGVHGPRTLEVILVG, from the coding sequence GTGAGCAGCAGGGAAAGGATCCTGGGACGGGTGCGGCGCGCGCTCGCCGGGGTGCCGGGGGACGACACACCGATCGCGCGCGACTATCTGCACACGCACGGGGAGCGGGGCGTCGAGGAGACGGTGGAGCTGCTGGCCGAGAACCTGGCGGACTACCGGGCGCTCGTGCACCGCTGCTCCGAGGAGGAACTGCCGTCCCTGATCGGCCGGTTGCTGGCCGAGCGGGGGGCGAAGTCGGTGGTCGTACCGCCCGGGCTGGACGCGGGGTGGCTGTCGGCGGCCGGGGCCGACCGGGTCGAGGACTCCGCCGGGAGCACCGCGTACGAGCTGGACCGGGTCGACAGCGTGGTCACGGCGTGCGCGGTGGCGATCGCCGAGACCGGGACGATCGTGCTGGACGGCGGGGCGGACCAGGGGCGGCGCCGGATCACGCTCGTCCCCGACCACCATGTGTGCGTCGTGCGGGTGCCCGGGCAGGTCGTGTCGTCCGTGCCGCAGGCGCTCGAACGGCTGGACCCCGCCCGCCCGTTGACGTGGATCTCCGGACCGTCGGCGACCAGCGACATCGAACTGGACCGGGTGGAGGGGGTGCACGGTCCGCGCACGCTGGAGGTGATCCTGGTCGGCTGA
- a CDS encoding AAA family ATPase has translation MFTSVDDVSARLAETGYLASPAVATTVFLADRLGKPLLVEGPAGVGKTELAKAVAQVAGARLVRLQCYEGVDESRALYEWNHAKQLLRISAGRDETWDEARTDIFSEEFLLARPLLTAIRGDEPTVLLIDETDKADVEVEGLLLEVLSDFQVTVPELGTITATRRPFVVLTSNATRELSEALRRRCLFLHLGFPDEELERRIVRLKVPGLDAALTESVVRVVAALRAMDLRKVPSVAETIDWARTLLALGATTLDETVVRDSLGVILKHQDDVLKAGAKLDLDAV, from the coding sequence TTGTTCACGTCCGTCGACGACGTCTCCGCCCGTCTCGCCGAGACCGGCTATCTGGCCTCCCCCGCGGTCGCCACGACGGTGTTCCTCGCCGACCGGCTCGGCAAGCCGCTGCTCGTGGAGGGCCCGGCCGGGGTCGGCAAGACGGAACTCGCCAAGGCCGTGGCCCAGGTGGCCGGGGCCCGGCTGGTACGCCTGCAGTGCTACGAGGGCGTGGACGAGTCCCGGGCGCTGTACGAGTGGAACCACGCCAAGCAGCTCCTGAGGATCAGCGCCGGCCGCGACGAGACCTGGGACGAGGCCCGTACGGACATCTTCAGCGAGGAGTTCCTGCTTGCGCGCCCGCTGCTGACCGCGATCCGCGGCGACGAACCCACGGTGCTGCTGATCGACGAGACCGACAAGGCCGACGTCGAGGTGGAGGGCCTGCTCCTCGAGGTGCTCAGCGACTTCCAGGTCACCGTCCCGGAGCTGGGCACGATCACCGCGACCCGGCGGCCCTTCGTCGTCCTCACCTCCAACGCCACCCGTGAGCTGTCGGAGGCGCTGCGCCGCCGCTGTCTGTTCCTGCACCTCGGCTTCCCCGACGAGGAGCTGGAGCGGCGGATCGTCCGGCTGAAGGTGCCCGGCCTGGACGCGGCGCTCACCGAGTCGGTGGTCCGGGTGGTGGCGGCGCTGCGGGCGATGGACCTGCGCAAGGTGCCCTCGGTCGCCGAGACCATCGACTGGGCACGCACCCTGCTGGCCCTCGGCGCCACCACCCTGGACGAGACCGTCGTACGCGACAGCCTCGGCGTGATCCTCAAGCACCAGGACGACGTGCTGAAGGCCGGGGCCAAGCTCGACCTGGACGCCGTGTGA
- a CDS encoding vWA domain-containing protein — MSGDAAERLTGFVAALRAHGVRIGTGETVDAAEAVAALGFADRGLLREGLAATLLHTPDQRRLFDTVFDLYFPHGVGAPAGESGGRNSLRDRLADALAANDRALMGQLAIEAVDGLGGYGSSPGADGWSSYQTLDRLRPQTLLARVRDEMRRGGGSGFADRLLEDEIRRRIEEFRGLVAVEARRRVAERRGRDEIARRAVAPTADRVDFLYAGRDRLAELRRTVQPLARKLATRLAARRRRATRGTIDLRRTLRGSLSTGGVPMRPVLRRRRPARPELVLLCDVSGSVSGFSDFTMLLVQALHDQFSKVRVFAFVNRIDEVTGLLEHGRANPEGLGARILAEARLTGYHGSSDYGVALGEFAERYGAAVGPRTTVFVLGDARTNMSDPNLAALREISARARRLYWLNPEPRPLWGTGDSAAPEYAELVAMHECRNAHQLGALVGRLLPI, encoded by the coding sequence GTGAGCGGCGACGCGGCCGAGCGGCTGACCGGGTTCGTGGCCGCGCTGCGCGCCCACGGTGTCCGGATCGGCACCGGTGAGACCGTGGACGCGGCCGAGGCGGTGGCGGCGCTCGGGTTCGCGGACCGGGGGCTGCTGCGCGAGGGGCTCGCCGCGACGCTGCTGCACACCCCGGACCAACGGCGGCTGTTCGACACCGTCTTCGACCTGTACTTCCCCCACGGCGTCGGCGCGCCCGCGGGCGAGTCCGGCGGCCGGAACTCCCTGCGCGACCGGCTCGCGGACGCCCTGGCCGCCAACGACCGTGCGCTGATGGGCCAGTTGGCGATCGAGGCGGTCGACGGGCTGGGCGGATACGGGAGTTCACCGGGGGCGGACGGCTGGTCGTCGTACCAGACCCTCGACCGGCTGCGTCCGCAGACGCTGTTGGCCCGCGTCCGCGACGAGATGCGGCGGGGCGGCGGATCCGGTTTCGCCGACCGGCTGCTGGAGGACGAGATCCGGCGGCGCATCGAGGAGTTCCGGGGGCTGGTGGCGGTGGAGGCCAGGCGCCGGGTGGCGGAGCGGCGGGGGCGGGACGAGATCGCGCGGCGGGCGGTGGCACCCACCGCGGACCGGGTGGACTTCCTGTACGCGGGGCGGGACCGGCTGGCCGAACTGCGGCGGACGGTACAGCCGTTGGCGCGCAAGCTGGCCACGCGGCTGGCCGCGCGCCGTCGCCGGGCCACGCGCGGCACGATCGACCTGCGGCGCACGCTGCGCGGTTCGCTGTCCACGGGCGGGGTGCCGATGCGGCCCGTGCTGCGCCGCCGCAGGCCGGCCCGGCCCGAACTGGTGCTGCTGTGCGATGTGTCGGGCTCGGTGTCCGGGTTCTCCGACTTCACGATGCTGCTGGTGCAGGCGCTGCACGACCAGTTCAGCAAGGTGCGGGTGTTCGCCTTCGTCAACCGGATCGACGAGGTCACAGGGCTGCTGGAGCACGGCCGGGCCAACCCGGAGGGGCTGGGCGCCCGTATCCTGGCCGAGGCGCGTCTGACGGGCTATCACGGCAGCAGCGACTACGGTGTCGCGCTGGGCGAGTTCGCGGAGCGGTACGGCGCCGCCGTGGGCCCGCGCACGACGGTGTTCGTGCTGGGGGACGCGCGGACGAACATGAGCGACCCGAACCTGGCGGCGCTCCGGGAGATCTCCGCGCGGGCCCGCCGACTGTACTGGCTGAACCCCGAGCCGCGCCCGCTGTGGGGCACGGGCGATTCGGCCGCACCCGAGTACGCCGAGCTGGTCGCGATGCACGAGTGCCGCAACGCGCACCAACTCGGCGCACTGGTGGGGCGGTTGCTTCCGATCTGA
- a CDS encoding cupin domain-containing protein — MLEVKTLDKPDERRDFPRGHLEAVHMTGLDFAMATFEPGWRWTESVAPIAGTETCQIHHNGYVVSGRMHVTMDEGGETEVGPGDVFVVSPGHDAWVVGDEQCVVYDFAGSMAKEYAKSD; from the coding sequence ATGCTCGAAGTGAAGACGCTCGACAAGCCGGACGAGCGACGTGACTTTCCCCGCGGCCACCTCGAGGCCGTCCACATGACGGGGCTCGACTTCGCGATGGCGACATTCGAGCCCGGCTGGCGCTGGACGGAGTCGGTGGCGCCCATAGCCGGGACCGAGACCTGCCAGATCCACCACAACGGCTATGTGGTCAGCGGACGGATGCACGTCACCATGGACGAGGGAGGCGAGACCGAGGTAGGCCCCGGCGACGTCTTCGTGGTCTCGCCCGGACATGACGCCTGGGTCGTGGGTGACGAGCAGTGCGTGGTCTACGACTTCGCGGGATCCATGGCCAAGGAGTACGCGAAGTCCGATTGA
- a CDS encoding threo-3-hydroxy-L-aspartate ammonia-lyase — protein sequence MTTAPPPLTLDDVLDAAARLEGVAHRTPVLRSRTLDEAVGAEVFLKCENFQRVGAFKFRGAYNAASRLTPEQRARGIAAFSSGNHAQAVALAARELGTGAVIVMPEDAPRSKRAATEGYGAEIVTYDRYTGDREAVARALAAERGLALIPPYDHPHVMAGQGTAALELLEETGELDALLVPVGGGGLIAGCATAAKGTHPGIRIVGVEPEAGDDTRRSLEAGRRVEIAVPRTIADGQALTTPGELTFEVNRRLVDEIALVCDDEIRAAMRFAFERLKIVVEPSGATPLAALLSGRVGVPGRRVGVIVSGGNIDTERFAELCAGGA from the coding sequence GTGACCACCGCACCCCCGCCCCTCACCCTCGACGACGTCCTTGACGCGGCCGCACGGCTCGAGGGGGTCGCCCATCGCACCCCCGTGCTGCGCTCCCGCACCCTGGACGAGGCAGTCGGGGCCGAGGTGTTTCTGAAGTGTGAGAACTTTCAACGGGTCGGTGCCTTCAAGTTCCGGGGCGCCTACAACGCGGCCTCCCGGCTGACGCCGGAACAACGCGCCCGGGGCATCGCCGCCTTCTCCTCGGGGAACCACGCCCAGGCCGTCGCCCTGGCCGCAAGGGAACTGGGCACCGGCGCCGTGATCGTGATGCCCGAGGACGCCCCCCGCTCCAAGCGGGCGGCCACCGAGGGCTACGGCGCCGAGATCGTGACGTACGACCGCTACACCGGCGACCGGGAGGCCGTCGCGCGGGCCCTGGCCGCCGAGCGGGGTCTCGCCCTGATCCCGCCCTACGACCACCCGCACGTCATGGCCGGCCAGGGCACCGCCGCACTCGAACTCCTTGAGGAGACAGGTGAGTTGGATGCCCTGCTCGTGCCGGTCGGTGGAGGCGGGCTCATCGCCGGCTGTGCCACCGCGGCGAAGGGGACGCACCCCGGCATCCGGATCGTCGGCGTGGAACCGGAGGCCGGGGACGACACCAGACGGTCGCTGGAGGCCGGCCGGCGCGTCGAGATCGCGGTGCCGCGCACCATCGCCGACGGCCAGGCCCTGACCACACCCGGCGAGCTGACCTTCGAGGTGAACCGGCGGCTCGTCGACGAGATCGCCCTGGTCTGCGACGACGAGATCCGCGCCGCCATGCGGTTCGCCTTCGAACGGCTGAAGATCGTCGTGGAGCCGAGTGGGGCCACACCGCTCGCCGCCCTGCTCTCGGGCCGGGTCGGCGTCCCGGGCCGCCGCGTCGGAGTGATCGTCTCCGGCGGCAACATCGACACCGAGCGCTTCGCCGAGCTGTGTGCGGGTGGAGCCTGA
- a CDS encoding helix-turn-helix transcriptional regulator — protein sequence MGSREAERDAVLRALVPVVDGIAATFGPVCEAVLHDYRRPEESVVAVAGSVTGRTVGGAMSEIGLRVLARGDEARDELNYVTRTGTGKLVKSSTMVLRDSTGAVFGALCVNVDVTEVDRVQQLLSALAGTAAGPSQAPVTTFGDDIDSVVDALLDEHLRRQDQTWPALDRTRRLALFRGLDERGVFAVRRSVEQVAGRLGISRASAYNYLAQARTTAEDQGRPRMG from the coding sequence ATGGGGTCCAGAGAAGCGGAGCGGGACGCGGTCCTGCGGGCGCTCGTCCCCGTCGTGGACGGGATCGCCGCGACCTTCGGGCCGGTGTGCGAGGCGGTGCTGCACGACTACCGGCGGCCGGAGGAGTCCGTGGTCGCCGTCGCCGGGTCGGTGACGGGGCGGACGGTCGGCGGAGCGATGAGTGAGATCGGTCTGCGCGTGCTCGCCCGCGGTGACGAGGCGCGTGACGAGTTGAACTACGTCACCCGTACCGGTACGGGCAAGCTGGTGAAGTCGTCCACGATGGTGCTGCGCGACTCCACCGGCGCGGTGTTCGGTGCCCTGTGCGTCAACGTGGACGTCACCGAGGTCGACCGCGTCCAGCAGCTCCTGTCCGCGCTCGCCGGCACCGCCGCGGGACCCTCGCAGGCCCCGGTCACCACGTTCGGCGACGACATCGACTCCGTCGTCGACGCCCTGCTCGACGAGCATCTGCGGCGTCAGGACCAGACCTGGCCGGCCCTCGACCGGACCCGGCGCCTCGCCCTCTTCCGCGGCCTGGACGAACGCGGCGTCTTCGCCGTCCGCCGATCCGTCGAACAGGTCGCAGGCCGCCTCGGCATCTCCCGCGCCTCCGCCTACAACTACCTGGCCCAGGCAAGGACGACGGCCGAGGATCAGGGCCGGCCACGGATGGGGTGA
- a CDS encoding SAM-dependent methyltransferase yields the protein MQSGKPLSTEIDATVPTAARMYDHYLGGKDNYAADRAACAELDKVVPSTRALALNNRRFLQRVVKTLAQEYGIRQFLDHGSGLPTQDNVHQVAQRIDPTTHVVYVDNDPMVLVHGRALLEQDERTTVIHADMRETEAIFTHPDTERLIDFSQPVAVLFNSVFHCIPDSDTDGPSAVVRRVSERLAPGSFLVMCQLVSEDAKVREFVTDFMDKATQGHWGRVREEKDVAQWFEGLEILDPGLVEVSTWRPDTEVAPRQLTQEWIEFGGVGRLV from the coding sequence ATGCAGTCCGGAAAGCCACTGTCCACGGAGATCGACGCCACGGTTCCGACAGCCGCACGCATGTACGACCACTATCTCGGCGGCAAGGACAACTACGCGGCCGACCGCGCCGCCTGCGCGGAGCTCGACAAGGTCGTCCCGAGCACCCGCGCCCTCGCCCTCAACAACCGCCGCTTCCTCCAGCGGGTCGTGAAGACCCTGGCGCAGGAGTACGGCATCCGGCAGTTCCTGGACCACGGCTCCGGTCTGCCCACCCAGGACAACGTCCACCAGGTCGCCCAGCGCATCGATCCGACGACCCACGTGGTCTACGTCGACAACGACCCCATGGTCCTCGTGCACGGCCGCGCCCTGCTGGAGCAGGACGAGCGCACCACCGTGATCCACGCCGACATGCGGGAGACCGAGGCCATCTTCACCCACCCCGACACCGAGCGGCTGATCGACTTCTCCCAGCCGGTGGCCGTGCTGTTCAACTCGGTCTTCCACTGCATCCCCGACAGCGACACCGACGGCCCGTCCGCCGTGGTCCGCCGGGTGTCCGAACGCCTCGCCCCCGGAAGCTTCCTGGTGATGTGTCAGCTCGTCAGCGAGGACGCGAAGGTGCGGGAGTTCGTCACCGACTTCATGGACAAGGCCACCCAGGGGCACTGGGGCCGGGTGCGTGAGGAGAAGGACGTGGCGCAGTGGTTCGAGGGACTGGAGATCCTCGACCCGGGTCTCGTCGAGGTCTCCACCTGGCGCCCGGACACCGAGGTCGCCCCCCGCCAACTCACCCAGGAGTGGATCGAGTTCGGCGGCGTCGGACGCCTGGTCTGA
- a CDS encoding helix-turn-helix domain-containing protein, translating to MSAESPRVSRLEPYLNRSEPAPTLLKMLVGVQLTGMREDAGLAQDQAARAVRFSPAKLSRIEAGKGRRPPTEGDVRALLALYGAEEHEASVLLELLRQAGEPGWWQRYDKRLMPEWFDRLVGLQEAATAIRTFEIQYVPGLLQTPAYTRAVVERGLPSASAREVERRVELRTRRTELLHRADAPRVWAILDESVLLRVLGSREVMREQLGHLVELARLPHVTVQVVPLDVTHASAPAIPVTYLRFGGADLPDIVYLEQIRSATFLEDRDETEEYRVALDRLADQALQPRESLRMLEETIRQRYA from the coding sequence ATGTCTGCCGAGTCACCTCGAGTCTCCCGCCTCGAACCGTATCTGAACCGCTCGGAGCCCGCCCCGACCTTGCTGAAAATGCTGGTCGGCGTGCAGCTCACGGGCATGCGGGAGGACGCCGGGCTCGCCCAGGACCAGGCCGCGCGTGCCGTGCGGTTCAGCCCGGCGAAGCTGTCGCGCATCGAGGCGGGCAAGGGGCGCCGTCCTCCGACGGAGGGCGACGTCCGCGCGTTGCTGGCGCTGTACGGCGCCGAGGAGCACGAGGCCTCGGTGCTGCTGGAGCTGCTGCGGCAGGCGGGGGAGCCGGGCTGGTGGCAGCGGTACGACAAACGGCTGATGCCCGAGTGGTTCGACCGGCTGGTCGGACTCCAGGAGGCGGCCACCGCGATCCGTACGTTCGAGATCCAGTACGTGCCGGGTCTGCTGCAGACCCCCGCCTACACCCGTGCCGTCGTGGAGCGCGGGCTGCCCTCGGCCTCGGCCCGGGAGGTGGAGCGCCGGGTGGAGCTGCGCACCCGCCGCACCGAGCTGCTGCACCGCGCCGACGCCCCGCGGGTGTGGGCGATCCTCGACGAGTCGGTGCTGCTGCGTGTGCTCGGCAGCCGTGAGGTGATGCGGGAGCAGCTCGGGCATCTCGTGGAGCTGGCCCGGCTGCCCCATGTCACCGTGCAGGTCGTCCCGTTGGACGTCACGCACGCCTCCGCGCCGGCCATCCCCGTCACCTATCTGCGGTTCGGCGGCGCCGATCTGCCCGACATCGTCTATCTGGAGCAGATCAGGAGCGCCACCTTCCTGGAGGACCGGGACGAGACGGAGGAGTACCGGGTCGCCCTGGACCGGCTGGCCGACCAGGCGCTGCAGCCGCGCGAGTCCCTGCGGATGCTCGAGGAGACCATACGGCAGCGGTACGCCTGA
- a CDS encoding DUF397 domain-containing protein: protein MSNGVRASSLGVRWIKSSHSNAEGNCVEVAALDGGGLAMRNSRDPDGPALVYTPAEVAAFLAGAKDGEFDHLL from the coding sequence GTGTCGAACGGAGTGCGGGCGAGCTCGCTGGGCGTCCGCTGGATCAAGAGCAGTCACAGCAACGCGGAGGGCAACTGCGTCGAGGTCGCGGCGCTGGACGGGGGAGGCCTGGCGATGCGCAACTCCCGGGACCCCGACGGACCCGCGCTCGTCTACACGCCGGCCGAGGTGGCGGCGTTCCTGGCGGGGGCGAAGGACGGGGAGTTCGACCACCTGCTGTGA
- a CDS encoding ATP-binding protein — protein sequence MSSPAQFRNHESVLGSSRTASLHLRGDREGFAEARDFTHRTLDGWSLDHCTDDALTVVTELASNAVLHGLPHLSTDHFDVRLRLTLRRAHLLCAVTDPSDSPPLYPHPGDDLLEHGRGLHIVEALSEHWGWTRRSPVGKTVWAMLPTRTSTT from the coding sequence GTGTCATCACCTGCGCAGTTCCGGAACCACGAGTCCGTCCTCGGCTCGTCCAGAACCGCAAGCCTGCACCTCAGGGGCGACCGGGAGGGATTCGCCGAGGCACGGGACTTCACCCACCGCACGCTCGACGGCTGGTCCCTGGACCACTGCACGGACGACGCGCTCACCGTCGTCACCGAACTCGCCTCCAACGCCGTCCTGCACGGCCTGCCGCACCTGTCGACGGACCACTTCGACGTACGGCTCAGACTCACCCTGCGCCGCGCGCATCTGCTGTGCGCCGTCACCGACCCCAGCGACAGCCCGCCGCTCTACCCGCACCCCGGCGACGACCTGCTGGAGCACGGCCGCGGGCTGCACATCGTCGAAGCCCTCTCGGAGCACTGGGGCTGGACCCGCCGCTCCCCCGTGGGCAAGACCGTCTGGGCCATGCTGCCGACCCGCACCTCCACGACATGA
- a CDS encoding pirin family protein, whose protein sequence is MSNLDRAPVPSVCGGRGFVVAEPVRELLSPRRVKLGESTEVRRLLPNLGRRMIGAWAFVDHYGPDDIADEPGMQVPPHPHMGLQTVSWLHEGEVLHRDSTGSLQTIRPRELGLMTSGRAISHSEESPTSHARFLHGAQLWVALPDAHRHTEPRFEHHPDLPTVTAPGLTATLVLGELDGSRSPGTTYTPIVGADLALARGTDVRLPLVPDFEYGVLSMSGEVHVDGVPVLAGSLLYLGCGRTELPLRAESDAGLMLLGGEPFAEELLMWWNFVARSQEEIEQAREDWASGTRFGTVKGYAGAPLSAPALPRTPLKPRGRVR, encoded by the coding sequence ATGAGCAACCTTGACCGTGCGCCCGTGCCGAGCGTGTGCGGCGGGCGTGGATTCGTCGTCGCCGAACCCGTCCGTGAGCTGCTGAGCCCCCGCAGGGTGAAGCTCGGCGAGTCGACCGAGGTGCGCCGGCTGCTGCCGAACCTCGGCCGGCGCATGATCGGCGCCTGGGCCTTCGTCGACCACTACGGCCCCGACGACATCGCCGACGAACCCGGGATGCAGGTCCCGCCGCACCCCCACATGGGCCTGCAGACCGTGAGCTGGCTGCACGAGGGCGAGGTGCTGCACCGCGACTCCACGGGCAGCCTGCAGACCATCCGCCCCAGGGAACTCGGGCTGATGACCTCGGGCCGCGCGATCAGCCACTCCGAGGAGAGCCCGACGTCCCACGCCCGCTTCCTGCACGGCGCCCAGCTCTGGGTGGCCCTGCCCGACGCCCACCGCCACACCGAGCCCCGCTTCGAACACCACCCCGACCTGCCCACGGTCACCGCCCCCGGCCTGACCGCCACCCTGGTCCTCGGTGAACTCGACGGCTCCCGCTCCCCCGGAACGACGTACACCCCCATCGTGGGCGCCGACCTCGCGCTCGCGCGGGGCACCGACGTACGACTGCCGCTCGTCCCCGACTTCGAGTACGGCGTCCTGTCGATGTCCGGCGAGGTCCACGTCGACGGCGTCCCGGTCCTCGCGGGCTCCCTCCTCTACCTGGGCTGCGGCCGCACCGAACTCCCCCTGCGCGCCGAGTCCGACGCGGGGCTGATGCTCCTCGGCGGCGAGCCCTTCGCGGAGGAGCTCCTCATGTGGTGGAACTTCGTCGCCCGCTCCCAGGAGGAGATCGAACAGGCCCGCGAGGACTGGGCGAGCGGCACCCGCTTCGGCACGGTGAAGGGCTACGCCGGAGCACCGCTGTCCGCCCCCGCCCTGCCGCGGACTCCGCTGAAGCCACGCGGACGCGTGCGCTGA
- a CDS encoding EamA family transporter, producing the protein MEANLRWVALTAVAPVAWGATYFVTHAFLPADRPLYGAALRALPAGLVLLALCRRRPHGAWWWRSAVLGLLNMSVFFVLVYAASQLLPTSIASTVMALSPLTMMLIAWPLVSERPRSPHLAGAAIGLVGVCLMLLTGARTASVPGVLASATALLVSSFGHILAKRWSAGTDVLASTAWQLTAGGLFLLPVAAAVEGPLPAPSLPALLAFAYVSLIATALAFVAWFTGLRHLPAGTVGLIGLLNPVTGVLLGTAVAGETLTAQQVGGLVLVLTGVVLGRPARHRAATPTGTELLSKPLRPSP; encoded by the coding sequence ATGGAAGCCAATCTGCGCTGGGTGGCCCTGACCGCGGTCGCGCCGGTGGCCTGGGGGGCCACCTACTTCGTCACGCACGCGTTCCTGCCCGCCGACCGCCCCCTCTACGGGGCCGCCCTGAGGGCCCTGCCCGCCGGACTGGTCCTGCTGGCCCTGTGCAGGCGACGGCCGCACGGCGCGTGGTGGTGGCGCTCCGCCGTGCTCGGGCTGCTCAACATGAGCGTGTTCTTCGTCCTCGTCTACGCCGCCTCCCAGCTGCTGCCCACGAGCATCGCCTCGACCGTCATGGCGCTGTCCCCGCTTACGATGATGCTCATCGCCTGGCCCCTGGTGTCCGAGCGGCCCAGGTCCCCGCACCTGGCCGGCGCCGCGATCGGACTGGTCGGGGTCTGTCTCATGCTGCTCACGGGGGCGCGGACGGCAAGCGTGCCGGGGGTCCTCGCCTCGGCCACCGCCCTGCTGGTGTCGTCGTTCGGCCACATCCTCGCCAAACGGTGGAGCGCCGGCACCGACGTGCTCGCCTCGACCGCCTGGCAGCTCACCGCCGGAGGCCTCTTCCTGCTCCCGGTCGCCGCGGCCGTGGAGGGCCCTTTGCCCGCCCCGTCCCTCCCGGCCCTGCTGGCCTTCGCCTACGTCTCCCTGATCGCGACCGCGCTGGCCTTCGTCGCCTGGTTCACCGGTCTACGGCACCTGCCCGCGGGAACGGTCGGCCTGATCGGCCTGCTCAACCCGGTCACCGGCGTCCTGCTCGGCACGGCGGTCGCGGGCGAGACACTCACCGCCCAGCAGGTGGGCGGACTGGTCCTGGTCCTGACGGGGGTCGTCCTGGGCCGCCCGGCCCGACACCGGGCAGCCACTCCGACCGGAACCGAGCTTCTCAGCAAGCCGCTTCGGCCGAGCCCGTGA
- a CDS encoding MarR family winged helix-turn-helix transcriptional regulator — protein MEQNGEPQDRVARIQADWRRERPDLDVGPQGVIGRLHRLADRLTAELCLVYERYGLGEGEFDVLCALRRAGEPYERAPGELAAHTMVTTGAMTKRIDRLERAGLVTRRRSDDDQRGRIVALTRPGRELIDRAFTDHMHNERHLLDLLTPAEAASLETLLTTWLSRMEHPGGNRAGSE, from the coding sequence ATGGAGCAGAACGGTGAACCACAGGACCGCGTGGCCCGCATCCAGGCCGACTGGCGCCGGGAGCGCCCCGACCTCGACGTCGGCCCGCAGGGGGTGATCGGCCGGCTGCACCGCCTGGCGGACCGCCTCACCGCGGAACTCTGTCTCGTCTACGAGCGCTACGGCCTCGGCGAGGGGGAGTTCGACGTCCTGTGCGCGCTGCGCCGCGCCGGGGAGCCCTATGAACGGGCACCCGGCGAGCTCGCCGCGCACACCATGGTCACCACCGGCGCGATGACGAAGCGGATCGACCGGCTGGAGCGGGCCGGACTCGTCACCCGGCGCCGCTCCGACGACGACCAGCGCGGCCGGATCGTCGCCCTCACCCGGCCCGGCCGTGAACTGATCGACCGGGCGTTCACCGACCACATGCACAACGAACGCCACCTGCTGGACCTGCTGACACCCGCCGAGGCCGCGTCCCTCGAAACGCTGCTCACCACCTGGCTCTCCCGGATGGAACATCCCGGAGGCAACCGGGCGGGGAGCGAATAG
- a CDS encoding MarR family winged helix-turn-helix transcriptional regulator, whose product MSKGSERATPGFLVWRLSTKWRVAVDRAMAPLGLTHAQYSLVSSLYGMQRDGERPSQRRLADHTGLEPLYVSKLARALESAGLIERTRDPRDPRAVQLALTERGEEVTRQAITVVQGLLERLLEPLGGLDGERTRAFGEDLAVLLDVPLDPAGPGPATERNTSPRPPVEGLEGGHQQ is encoded by the coding sequence ATGAGCAAGGGTTCCGAACGGGCCACGCCCGGATTCCTGGTGTGGCGGCTGTCGACGAAGTGGCGGGTGGCGGTGGACCGGGCGATGGCGCCGCTCGGACTCACCCACGCCCAGTACTCGCTCGTCTCGTCGCTGTACGGGATGCAGCGCGACGGCGAACGCCCCAGCCAGCGCCGGCTCGCCGACCACACCGGCCTCGAGCCGCTCTACGTCTCCAAGCTCGCCCGCGCCCTGGAGTCGGCCGGTCTGATCGAGCGGACCCGGGACCCCCGTGACCCACGGGCCGTGCAACTGGCGCTCACCGAGCGGGGCGAGGAGGTCACCCGGCAGGCGATCACCGTCGTACAAGGGCTGTTGGAGCGCCTGCTGGAGCCGCTCGGCGGGCTGGACGGCGAGCGGACACGGGCGTTCGGCGAGGACCTCGCGGTCCTGCTCGACGTGCCGCTCGACCCCGCTGGACCCGGCCCCGCCACCGAGCGGAATACGTCACCACGCCCCCCGGTTGAGGGCCTCGAAGGAGGTCATCAGCAGTGA